A region from the Mycobacterium heidelbergense genome encodes:
- a CDS encoding NAD(P)H-quinone dehydrogenase yields MVTRIVILGGGPAGYEAALVAATLRPEHPDAAQVTIIDSDGIGGAAVLDDCVPSKTFIASTGLRTELRRAPRLGIDIDIDDAKISLPQIHARVKALASAQSADIKAHLLSVGVHVVAGRGELIDSAPGLARHRVRATHSDPGPDGPVTSEYEADVVLIATGASPRILPSARPDGERILTWRQLYDLEALPDHLVVVGSGVTGAEFVSAYTELGVQVTVAASRDRVLPYEDADAAAVLEESFAERGVRLFKNARAESVTRTEAGVLVTMTDGRTVEGSHALMTIGSVPNTGGLGLERVGIELGPGNYLPVDRVSRTSVPGIYAAGDCTGLLLLASVAAMQGRIAMYHALGEGVSPIRLRTVAATVFTRPEIAAVGVPQSMIDDGSVPARTIMLPLRTNARAKMSGLRQGFVKVFCRKSTGVVIGGVVVAPIASELILPIAVAVTNRITVNELAQTLAVYPSLSGSITEAARRLMAHDDLD; encoded by the coding sequence GTGGTGACCCGCATCGTGATCCTCGGCGGCGGCCCGGCCGGTTACGAAGCCGCGCTGGTCGCCGCCACGCTGCGCCCGGAACACCCCGACGCCGCCCAGGTGACCATCATCGACTCCGACGGCATCGGCGGCGCGGCGGTTCTGGACGACTGCGTGCCGTCCAAGACGTTCATCGCCTCCACCGGGCTGCGCACCGAACTGCGTCGAGCGCCCCGGCTGGGCATCGACATCGACATCGACGACGCCAAGATCTCGTTGCCGCAGATCCACGCCCGGGTCAAGGCGCTGGCGTCGGCGCAGTCGGCCGACATCAAGGCCCACCTGCTCAGCGTGGGCGTGCACGTGGTCGCGGGCCGGGGCGAGCTGATCGACTCCGCGCCCGGCCTGGCCCGCCACCGCGTCAGGGCCACCCATTCCGATCCGGGGCCCGACGGCCCCGTCACCAGCGAATACGAGGCCGACGTCGTGCTGATCGCCACCGGCGCCAGCCCGCGGATCCTGCCGTCGGCGCGGCCCGACGGCGAGCGCATCCTGACCTGGCGGCAGCTCTACGACCTGGAGGCGCTGCCCGATCACCTCGTGGTGGTGGGCTCCGGGGTCACCGGCGCCGAGTTCGTCAGCGCCTACACCGAGCTGGGCGTGCAGGTGACCGTGGCGGCCAGCCGGGACCGGGTGCTGCCGTACGAGGACGCCGACGCCGCGGCGGTCCTGGAGGAGTCCTTCGCCGAACGCGGCGTCCGGCTGTTCAAGAACGCCCGCGCGGAATCGGTCACCCGCACCGAAGCCGGCGTGCTGGTCACCATGACCGACGGGCGCACCGTCGAGGGCAGCCACGCCCTGATGACCATCGGGTCGGTCCCCAACACCGGCGGCCTCGGCCTGGAACGGGTCGGCATCGAGCTGGGCCCCGGCAATTACCTACCGGTGGACCGGGTTTCGCGCACCTCGGTGCCCGGCATCTACGCCGCGGGGGACTGCACCGGGCTGCTGCTTTTGGCGTCCGTCGCCGCCATGCAGGGCCGGATCGCGATGTATCACGCGCTGGGCGAGGGCGTCAGCCCGATCCGGCTGCGCACGGTGGCGGCGACGGTGTTCACCAGGCCCGAGATCGCCGCGGTCGGGGTGCCGCAGTCGATGATCGACGACGGTTCGGTGCCCGCCCGCACGATCATGCTGCCGCTGCGGACCAACGCGCGAGCCAAGATGTCGGGGCTGCGGCAGGGATTCGTGAAGGTCTTCTGCCGGAAGTCCACCGGCGTGGTGATCGGCGGCGTGGTCGTGGCGCCCATCGCCTCCGAGCTGATCCTGCCGATCGCGGTGGCCGTGACAAACCGCATCACCGTGAACGAATTGGCGCAGACGCTGGCCGTTTACCCGTCGCTGTCCGGTTCGATCACCGAGGCCGCTCGTCGGCTGATGGCCCACGACGATCTGGACTAG
- a CDS encoding gamma-glutamylcyclotransferase: MPLYAAYGSNMHPEQMLKRAPHSPMAGTGWLHGWRLTFGGEDIGWEGALATVVEDPGSKVFVVLYDMTPADEMNLDRWEGSEFGVHKKIRCRVERLSSDTTTDPVLAWLYVLDAWEGGLPSARYLGVMADAAEIAGAPEDYVHNLRTRPARNIGPGTSAQD; encoded by the coding sequence GTGCCGCTCTACGCCGCGTACGGGTCGAACATGCATCCCGAGCAGATGCTGAAGCGCGCACCCCACTCGCCGATGGCCGGAACGGGCTGGCTGCACGGGTGGCGGTTGACGTTCGGCGGCGAGGACATCGGCTGGGAGGGGGCGCTGGCCACCGTCGTCGAGGACCCGGGCTCCAAGGTGTTCGTCGTCCTCTACGACATGACGCCGGCCGACGAGATGAACCTCGACCGGTGGGAGGGCTCCGAGTTCGGCGTCCACAAGAAGATCCGCTGCAGGGTGGAGCGGCTGTCGTCGGACACCACCACCGATCCCGTGCTGGCGTGGCTGTACGTGCTGGACGCCTGGGAGGGCGGCCTGCCGTCGGCGCGCTACCTGGGCGTGATGGCCGACGCCGCCGAAATCGCCGGCGCGCCAGAGGATTACGTGCACAACCTGCGGACCCGCCCGGCCCGCAACATCGGCCCCGGCACGAGCGCCCAAGACTGA
- a CDS encoding amidohydrolase codes for MSLVDTAESWLAAHHEDLIAWRRHIHRYPELGRQEYATTQFVAERLADAGLNPKVLPGGTGLVCDMGPEHEPRIALRADMDALPMAELTGAPYASTMPNVAHACGHDAHTAILLGTALALASVPELPVGVRLIFQAAEELMPGGAIDAIAAGALSGVSRIFALHCDPRLEVGKVAVRHGPITSAADSIEIALYSPGGHTSRPHLTADLVYGLGTLITGLPGVLSRRIDPRNGTVLVWGAVNAGVAANAIPQTGVLAGTVRTASRQTWVGLEEIIREAVSALLSPLGIEHTLRYHRGVPPVVNEEVSTRILTHAIEAVGPDALADTRQSGGGEDFSWYLEEVPGAMARLGVWSGEGPQLDLHQPTFDLDERALAIGLRVLVNIVEQAGLL; via the coding sequence ATGAGCCTGGTTGACACCGCCGAATCGTGGCTGGCCGCGCACCACGAGGACCTGATCGCGTGGCGCCGGCACATCCATCGCTACCCGGAGCTGGGCCGGCAGGAGTACGCCACCACCCAGTTCGTCGCCGAGCGGCTGGCCGACGCGGGCCTGAACCCGAAGGTGCTGCCCGGCGGGACCGGGCTGGTCTGCGACATGGGTCCCGAGCATGAGCCGCGGATCGCGCTGCGGGCCGACATGGACGCGCTGCCCATGGCCGAGCTGACCGGCGCGCCGTACGCCTCGACGATGCCGAACGTCGCGCACGCCTGCGGGCACGACGCGCACACCGCGATCCTGCTGGGCACCGCGCTGGCCCTGGCGTCGGTGCCGGAGCTGCCGGTCGGGGTGCGGCTGATCTTCCAGGCCGCCGAGGAGTTGATGCCCGGCGGGGCGATCGACGCCATCGCGGCCGGGGCGCTGTCCGGGGTGTCGCGGATCTTCGCGCTGCACTGCGACCCCCGGCTCGAGGTCGGCAAGGTCGCGGTCCGCCACGGCCCGATCACCTCGGCCGCCGACTCGATCGAGATCGCGCTGTACTCGCCCGGCGGGCACACGTCGCGGCCGCACCTGACCGCCGACCTGGTCTACGGGCTCGGCACCCTGATCACCGGGTTGCCCGGGGTGCTGTCGCGCCGCATCGACCCGCGCAACGGCACGGTGTTGGTGTGGGGCGCGGTCAATGCGGGCGTGGCCGCCAACGCCATTCCGCAGACCGGCGTGCTGGCCGGCACGGTGCGCACCGCGAGCCGGCAGACCTGGGTCGGCCTCGAGGAGATCATCCGCGAGGCGGTGTCCGCGCTGCTGTCGCCGCTGGGCATCGAGCACACGCTGCGATACCACCGCGGCGTGCCGCCGGTGGTCAACGAGGAGGTCTCGACGCGCATCCTCACCCACGCGATCGAGGCCGTCGGCCCCGACGCGCTGGCCGATACCCGGCAGTCGGGCGGGGGCGAGGACTTCTCCTGGTATCTGGAGGAGGTTCCCGGCGCGATGGCGCGGCTGGGCGTCTGGTCCGGCGAGGGGCCGCAGCTGGACCTGCACCAGCCGACGTTCGACCTCGACGAGCGGGCCCTGGCGATCGGGCTGCGCGTGCTGGTCAACATCGTCGAGCAGGCTGGTCTTTTGTAA
- a CDS encoding M20 family metallopeptidase, whose amino-acid sequence MPTATALDGVEDVVRRRGGDLVELSHAIHAEPELAFAEHRSCAKAQALVAERGFEITARAGGLDTAFRADFGSGPLVVGICAEYDALPEIGHACGHNIIAASAVGTALALAEVADDLGLTVALVGTPAEEAGGGKALLLRAGTFDDVAVAVMVHPGPTDIAGARSLALSEVIVDYRGKESHAAVAPHLGLNAADAVTVAQVAIGVLRQQLAPGQLVHGIVTNGGQAVNVIPGRATLQYAMRAFDSDSLRELEGRMFACFAAGALAAGCEYEIDNPAPPYAELKPDPWLAGVCREEMRRLGREPVAPDVEARLPLGSTDMGNVTQVLPGIHPVIGVDAGGATVHQRAFAAAAAGPSADRAVVDGAIMLARTVVQLAQAPDERDRVLAAAERRAAT is encoded by the coding sequence ATGCCCACCGCAACCGCACTGGACGGCGTCGAGGACGTCGTGCGGCGGCGCGGCGGCGACCTCGTCGAGTTGTCCCACGCGATTCACGCCGAGCCCGAGCTGGCGTTCGCGGAGCATCGCAGCTGCGCCAAGGCGCAGGCGCTGGTCGCCGAGCGCGGTTTTGAGATCACCGCGCGGGCAGGCGGTTTGGACACCGCCTTCCGCGCCGACTTCGGCAGCGGGCCGCTGGTCGTCGGGATCTGCGCCGAGTACGACGCCCTGCCCGAGATCGGGCACGCCTGCGGGCACAACATCATCGCGGCGTCGGCGGTGGGCACCGCGCTGGCGCTCGCCGAGGTGGCCGACGACCTGGGGCTGACGGTGGCGCTCGTGGGGACCCCCGCCGAGGAGGCCGGCGGCGGGAAAGCCCTGCTCCTGCGGGCCGGGACGTTCGACGACGTCGCCGTGGCGGTGATGGTCCATCCCGGGCCGACCGACATCGCCGGGGCCCGCTCGCTGGCGTTGTCCGAGGTGATCGTGGACTACCGTGGCAAGGAATCGCACGCCGCCGTCGCGCCGCACCTGGGGCTCAACGCCGCCGACGCCGTGACCGTCGCGCAGGTGGCCATCGGGGTGCTGCGGCAGCAGCTGGCGCCGGGGCAACTGGTGCACGGGATCGTCACCAACGGCGGGCAGGCCGTCAACGTCATCCCCGGGCGCGCGACGTTGCAGTACGCGATGCGGGCTTTCGATTCGGATTCGCTGCGGGAGCTGGAGGGCAGGATGTTCGCGTGCTTCGCCGCGGGCGCGCTGGCCGCCGGCTGTGAATACGAGATCGACAACCCCGCACCGCCCTACGCCGAGCTCAAACCCGACCCGTGGCTGGCCGGGGTCTGCCGGGAGGAGATGCGCCGGCTCGGGCGCGAGCCGGTGGCGCCCGACGTCGAGGCGCGGCTTCCCCTGGGCAGCACCGACATGGGCAACGTGACGCAGGTGCTGCCGGGGATCCACCCGGTGATCGGCGTCGACGCCGGCGGTGCGACGGTGCACCAGCGCGCCTTCGCCGCGGCCGCCGCCGGTCCCAGCGCCGACCGTGCCGTCGTCGACGGCGCGATCATGTTGGCGCGCACGGTCGTTCAGCTGGCTCAGGCCCCCGACGAACGCGACCGGGTGTTGGCCGCGGCGGAACGCCGGGCCGCCACATGA
- a CDS encoding purine-nucleoside phosphorylase, translated as MSDPDELARRAARAIAERTGIPEHDVAIVLGSGWRPAVAALGSPTVALAQAELPGFAPPTAVGHTGELLSMRIGEHRVLVLVGRVHAYEGHDLCHVVHPVRAACAAGARVVVLTNAAGGLRPDMTVGQPVLIGDHLNLTARSPLVGPQFVDLTDAYAPRLRELARRADPELTEGVYAGLPGPHYETPAEIRALRLLGADLVGMSTVHETIAARAAGAEVLGVSLVTNLAAGLSGEPLSHAEVLAAGAASAGRMGALLAAVIARL; from the coding sequence GTGAGCGACCCCGACGAACTGGCTCGGCGGGCGGCGCGGGCGATCGCCGAGCGCACCGGCATCCCCGAGCACGACGTCGCGATCGTCCTGGGGTCGGGATGGCGGCCGGCCGTCGCGGCGCTCGGCTCCCCGACCGTCGCGCTGGCCCAGGCGGAGCTGCCCGGATTCGCACCGCCCACCGCCGTCGGGCACACCGGCGAGCTGCTGTCGATGCGCATCGGCGAGCACCGGGTGCTGGTGCTGGTCGGTCGCGTGCACGCCTACGAGGGGCACGACCTGTGCCACGTGGTGCACCCGGTGCGGGCGGCGTGCGCGGCCGGGGCGCGCGTCGTCGTCCTCACCAACGCGGCCGGCGGCCTGCGCCCGGACATGACGGTCGGCCAGCCGGTGCTGATCGGCGACCACCTCAACCTGACGGCGCGGTCGCCGTTGGTCGGCCCGCAATTCGTGGATCTCACCGACGCGTATGCGCCGCGGCTGCGCGAGCTCGCGCGCCGGGCCGACCCGGAGCTGACGGAGGGCGTCTACGCCGGCCTGCCCGGGCCGCACTACGAGACGCCCGCCGAGATCCGGGCGCTGCGGCTGCTGGGCGCCGACCTGGTGGGCATGTCGACGGTGCACGAGACCATCGCGGCCCGGGCCGCCGGCGCCGAGGTGCTCGGCGTGTCGCTGGTGACCAACCTGGCCGCCGGGCTCAGCGGCGAGCCGCTGAGCCACGCCGAGGTGCTGGCCGCCGGGGCCGCGTCGGCAGGCCGGATGGGCGCGCTGCTGGCCGCCGTGATAGCCCGGCTCTGA
- a CDS encoding phospho-sugar mutase gives MTPEEWIAHDPDPKTAAELAACGPDELAARFARPLRFGTAGLRGPVRGGPDAMNVAVVSRATWAVAQVLKDRGLAGAPVIVGRDARHGSAVFATVTAEVLAAEGFPVLQAPGPVPTPVVAFGVREARAAAGIQITASHNPPTDNGYKVYFDGGIQIVSPTDRRIEAAMADAPPPDQIARAPVAPADTGLVERYIRRAAAVRRSDGSVRVALTPLHGVGGAVAVETLRRAGLHEVHTVGAQFAPDPDFPTVAFPNPEEPGAADALLAVAADVEADVAIALDPDADRCAVGIPLGRSGATGWRMLSGDETGWLLGDYILSHGNTAGAVVASSVVSSRMLSKIAADHGATHVETLTGFKWLARADENVPGGRLVYAYEEAIGHCVDPDAVRDKDGISAAVLVCDLVASLKRRGRSVPGALDDLARRHGVHAVAAVSRRVADADEAAELMRRLRAAPPSRLAGFAATTTDIADALIFTSGDDEASVRVVVRPSGTEPKLKCYLEVHCAVTEDLRLARERAGALRDELVASVRRW, from the coding sequence GTGACGCCCGAGGAGTGGATCGCCCACGATCCCGACCCGAAGACCGCCGCCGAGCTCGCCGCGTGCGGTCCCGACGAGCTCGCCGCGCGGTTCGCCCGCCCGCTGCGGTTCGGCACCGCCGGGTTGCGCGGTCCGGTGCGCGGCGGGCCCGACGCCATGAACGTCGCGGTGGTGTCCCGGGCCACGTGGGCGGTGGCGCAAGTCCTCAAGGATCGCGGCCTGGCCGGCGCGCCGGTGATCGTCGGGCGCGACGCCCGGCACGGCTCGGCGGTCTTCGCCACCGTGACCGCCGAAGTGCTTGCCGCCGAGGGATTTCCGGTGCTGCAGGCGCCCGGGCCGGTGCCCACGCCCGTGGTCGCGTTCGGGGTGCGCGAGGCCCGCGCCGCCGCCGGGATACAGATCACGGCGTCCCACAATCCGCCGACCGACAACGGCTACAAGGTGTACTTCGACGGCGGCATCCAGATCGTGTCCCCCACGGACCGCCGCATCGAGGCGGCGATGGCCGACGCTCCCCCGCCCGACCAGATCGCCCGCGCGCCGGTCGCGCCCGCCGACACCGGCCTCGTCGAGCGCTACATCCGGCGCGCGGCGGCGGTGCGCCGCTCCGACGGTTCCGTGCGGGTGGCGCTGACCCCGCTGCACGGGGTCGGCGGCGCGGTGGCCGTCGAAACGTTGCGGCGCGCGGGACTCCACGAGGTGCACACCGTCGGGGCCCAGTTCGCGCCCGACCCCGACTTCCCCACCGTCGCGTTCCCCAACCCCGAGGAGCCCGGCGCCGCCGACGCCTTGCTCGCGGTCGCCGCCGATGTCGAGGCCGACGTCGCGATCGCGCTGGATCCCGACGCCGACCGATGCGCGGTCGGCATCCCCTTGGGGAGATCCGGGGCGACCGGCTGGCGGATGCTGTCCGGCGACGAAACCGGTTGGCTGCTAGGCGATTACATCCTGTCGCACGGGAACACAGCCGGTGCAGTGGTGGCCAGCAGCGTGGTGTCGTCGCGCATGCTGTCGAAGATCGCCGCGGACCATGGCGCGACCCACGTCGAGACCCTCACCGGCTTCAAGTGGCTGGCGCGCGCCGATGAGAACGTGCCCGGCGGACGCCTGGTGTACGCCTATGAGGAGGCGATCGGGCACTGCGTCGACCCGGACGCGGTGCGCGACAAGGACGGCATCAGCGCCGCGGTGCTGGTGTGCGATCTGGTGGCCAGCCTGAAGCGGCGGGGTCGTTCGGTGCCCGGCGCGCTCGACGACCTCGCCCGGCGGCACGGCGTGCACGCCGTCGCGGCGGTGTCACGACGGGTCGCCGACGCCGACGAGGCCGCCGAACTGATGCGGCGGCTGCGGGCCGCCCCGCCGAGTAGGCTGGCCGGCTTCGCGGCCACCACCACCGACATCGCCGACGCGCTGATCTTCACCAGCGGTGACGACGAAGCTTCGGTCAGAGTGGTGGTCCGGCCCTCGGGGACGGAGCCGAAGCTGAAGTGCTACTTGGAGGTTCACTGCGCGGTGACCGAAGACCTGCGACTCGCCCGGGAACGGGCCGGCGCGCTGCGCGACGAACTGGTCGCTTCGGTACGACGGTGGTGA
- a CDS encoding AAA family ATPase, protein MSVGWQQWDDEDTTDEVLAATGIWLIPRTRPVLEKSRCRNVTTNTGREAHADAALARECQEVLEWAQARIDELIGVAEAKDHFTTWRTALQNDHHHRVEHGGAVTSCRENHMVLLGAPGTAKKTFARVIAEVLFGLGTITRPEVTEITAHDIVAGDPSRSAARMKTVCDDARGGVLLLDEAHQLAPHTDNHPHGGDVIAALQTHVADYRGELVVILAGHPTPMQNFLTTHAGLAGRFPHTVAFTSPTPDDIVALGRRLAGKENLIVEDTAWELLRTEAARLRSIPYGHGTLLDVAGNAHYACDVILTCRRARLRRLHRLAPHRRDLEHLVRTNPGVLHVNTTDMQRALTATHPAVTT, encoded by the coding sequence ATGTCTGTGGGCTGGCAGCAATGGGATGACGAAGACACCACCGACGAGGTCCTGGCCGCTACCGGTATCTGGCTGATTCCACGGACACGCCCGGTGCTCGAAAAGTCGAGATGCCGAAACGTCACCACCAACACCGGTCGGGAGGCGCACGCGGATGCCGCACTGGCTCGCGAGTGTCAGGAAGTGCTGGAGTGGGCGCAAGCACGCATCGACGAACTGATCGGTGTGGCCGAGGCTAAAGACCACTTCACGACATGGCGCACCGCCCTACAAAACGACCACCATCATCGTGTTGAGCACGGCGGCGCGGTGACGTCCTGCCGGGAAAACCATATGGTGTTGCTCGGCGCGCCGGGCACAGCGAAAAAAACGTTCGCCCGAGTGATCGCTGAAGTGCTGTTCGGACTCGGCACAATCACCCGCCCGGAGGTCACCGAGATCACCGCCCACGACATCGTGGCGGGTGATCCTTCGCGCAGCGCGGCCAGGATGAAAACTGTGTGCGACGACGCGCGTGGTGGGGTGTTGCTCCTCGACGAAGCCCACCAACTGGCCCCCCACACCGACAACCACCCTCACGGTGGGGATGTGATCGCCGCCCTGCAGACCCACGTCGCGGATTACCGCGGCGAACTGGTCGTCATCCTCGCCGGCCACCCCACCCCCATGCAGAACTTCCTCACCACCCATGCCGGGCTGGCCGGTCGCTTTCCCCACACCGTGGCTTTCACCAGCCCCACCCCCGACGACATCGTGGCTCTCGGGCGCCGCTTAGCCGGCAAGGAAAACCTGATCGTCGAAGACACCGCATGGGAACTACTGCGCACCGAAGCGGCCCGACTGCGATCCATCCCCTACGGCCACGGCACACTGCTCGATGTTGCCGGTAACGCCCACTACGCATGTGACGTGATTCTGACGTGTCGGCGTGCACGGCTGCGCCGGCTACACCGACTCGCACCCCACCGCCGTGACCTCGAACACCTCGTACGCACCAACCCCGGTGTTCTCCACGTCAACACCACCGACATGCAACGCGCCCTCACCGCAACACACCCAGCCGTGACCACCTAA
- a CDS encoding AAA family ATPase, whose protein sequence is MSVHWREWDDEDTAGEVLGATGIWLIPRTPALVVEPRCRNVTTNTGREARAGVGLARERREVLEWAQARVDELIGLAEAKERFAMWRTALQNNHHRLEHGGAVTSCRENHMVFLGAPGTAKKTFARVITEVLFGIGTLTRPEVTEITAHDIVADDPSRSAARMKTVCDDARGGVLFLDEAHRLAPNTESPSFGGDVIAALQTYVADYPGELVVILAGHPTPMQNFLTTHAGLAGRFPHTVTFASPTPNDIVALGHRLASKENLTIEDTAWELLRTEAARLQSIPHGHGTLLDVAGNAHYTHDVIHTCQRTRLRRLHKLAPHRRDLEHLLHTNPGVLHVNTTDMQRALTATHPPTGI, encoded by the coding sequence ATGTCTGTTCACTGGCGAGAGTGGGATGACGAAGACACCGCCGGTGAGGTGTTGGGTGCTACCGGTATCTGGCTCATCCCACGAACACCCGCGCTAGTCGTGGAGCCCAGATGCCGAAACGTCACCACCAACACCGGTCGGGAGGCGCGCGCGGGAGTTGGGCTGGCTCGCGAGCGTCGGGAGGTGCTGGAGTGGGCGCAGGCACGGGTCGATGAGCTGATCGGTTTGGCCGAGGCCAAAGAGCGCTTCGCGATGTGGCGCACCGCCCTACAAAACAACCACCATCGTCTTGAGCACGGCGGCGCGGTGACGTCCTGCCGGGAAAACCACATGGTGTTCCTCGGTGCGCCGGGCACAGCGAAAAAAACGTTCGCCCGAGTGATCACTGAAGTGCTGTTCGGAATCGGCACCCTCACCCGCCCGGAGGTCACCGAGATCACCGCCCACGACATCGTGGCAGACGATCCTTCGCGCAGCGCGGCCAGGATGAAAACTGTGTGCGACGACGCGCGTGGTGGGGTGTTGTTCCTCGACGAGGCCCACCGACTGGCCCCCAACACTGAAAGCCCCTCTTTTGGTGGGGATGTGATCGCCGCCCTGCAAACCTACGTCGCGGATTACCCCGGCGAGCTGGTGGTCATCCTGGCCGGCCACCCCACCCCCATGCAGAACTTCCTCACCACCCATGCCGGGCTGGCCGGCCGCTTCCCCCACACCGTGACCTTCGCCAGCCCCACCCCCAACGACATCGTCGCTCTCGGGCACCGCCTCGCCAGCAAAGAAAACCTGACCATCGAAGACACGGCATGGGAACTACTGCGCACCGAAGCGGCCCGACTGCAGTCCATCCCCCACGGCCACGGCACACTGCTCGATGTCGCCGGCAACGCCCACTACACCCACGACGTCATCCACACCTGCCAACGCACACGACTACGCCGACTCCACAAACTCGCACCCCACCGCCGCGACCTCGAACACCTCCTCCACACCAACCCCGGTGTCCTCCACGTCAACACCACCGACATGCAACGCGCCCTCACCGCAACACACCCACCCACAGGAATATGA
- a CDS encoding tyrosine-type recombinase/integrase — protein MLDGAATPQDLAAFLPSWHVAMQADRKALYTIDSYLRGARYYLAWCAAESEVHPFTRAALQRWIAHLLDSGAEPATARIRQQAVRRFAAWLANEQEIDHDPFLGLKPPKLDLKVVERLTDEELRLMLKACAGKELHDRRDEACLRLLVETGMRAGELLALSVYDVDLVTGVVTIRKGKGGRGRYVPFQTQTGAVIDRYLRVRQRHPLRDTPALWLTETGGRAQLGYTGLRIALLGRATAVGIEGFYIHRLRHTFASRYLSHGGTEGSLMQVAGWRTRQMVDRYSSDTAAERALTETRRLKLGDL, from the coding sequence ATGCTTGACGGTGCCGCCACCCCCCAGGATTTGGCGGCGTTTCTGCCCAGTTGGCACGTGGCGATGCAGGCCGACCGTAAAGCGCTCTACACCATCGATTCCTATCTGCGGGGTGCGCGCTACTACCTCGCCTGGTGCGCGGCCGAATCCGAGGTACATCCCTTCACCCGGGCTGCTCTGCAGCGTTGGATCGCTCATCTGCTGGATTCCGGTGCCGAACCGGCGACCGCACGCATCCGCCAGCAGGCCGTGCGCCGCTTCGCCGCGTGGCTGGCCAATGAACAGGAAATTGATCATGATCCTTTCCTGGGTCTCAAGCCACCCAAGCTCGATTTGAAGGTGGTGGAACGGCTGACCGATGAGGAGTTGCGGTTGATGCTCAAGGCGTGCGCCGGCAAAGAACTCCACGATCGCCGTGATGAGGCCTGCCTGCGGCTGTTGGTGGAGACCGGGATGCGTGCCGGTGAGCTCTTGGCGTTGTCCGTGTATGACGTCGATCTCGTCACCGGCGTGGTCACCATCCGTAAAGGCAAGGGCGGCAGGGGTCGTTACGTCCCGTTCCAAACACAGACCGGCGCGGTCATCGACCGCTACCTGCGGGTGCGCCAACGTCACCCGCTTCGTGACACACCGGCGTTGTGGCTGACAGAAACCGGGGGCCGGGCTCAGCTGGGCTACACCGGTCTGCGGATCGCGCTGCTGGGCCGCGCCACCGCTGTGGGTATCGAGGGTTTTTATATCCACCGGCTCAGACATACCTTCGCCAGCCGCTATCTCTCCCACGGCGGTACCGAAGGCTCGCTGATGCAGGTCGCGGGCTGGCGTACCCGCCAGATGGTCGACCGCTACAGCAGTGACACCGCCGCTGAGCGCGCCCTCACCGAAACCCGACGCCTCAAACTCGGCGACCTCTAA